Part of the Natronobacterium gregoryi SP2 genome, AACTGGTGACCTGCCACGACACCCTCTACGAGCGCAACGAGGCACCGATCGTGACAGTACTGAACAAGATCGACGCGGTCGACGACGAGGCACTCGCGGAGAAACGCGAGGCGATCTCGTCGCTTGCACCCAGTCCCGTCACGGTCAGCGCGAAAGAGGGAGCGAACGTCGACGCCCTGCTCGAGCGGATCGACCGCGAGTTACCGGACTGGGAGGAGGAACGACTCGTCTTGCCGATGACCGACGACACGATGAGTCTCGTCTCGTGGATCCACGACAACGCAAACGTCGAGGACGTCTCCTACGGCGACGACGACGTGCTCGTCTCCTTCGAGGCCCGTCCCGCGGTCATCTCGCAGGCACGCTCGCGGGCAGGCGAGTTGCAGACGGCGCAACTGGAATCAGCGTGAGCGCTCTTTCGGTATCGAGACTGTCGGCACGGTTCTCAAACAGTACGTCGAGCCATCACAGCCGCCTGTGAACCGCCTTGGCCTGTTTCGCCTGTAGAATCGGTCGCTGACTGCTCTGACAAGTATGTCCGTAGACGCGGCTCTGCCAACGAGCTCGTTACCGGGATATCGAGGCGGACAGCCACGGCTTTACAGTCGGTGACGAAACCACTCATACGGTTTGCTGTCCGTCAGTTCCGGTGCGACCGCGAGTGCTCCTGCGGTCGCGCCGGGACATCGGGACAGCGTTCCGTGTCACACGTGGATAGTCGTTCAGAGAACGCCCGACGACTCCTGCAGGCGCTCGTACGTCGTCAGGTACTGCTCGAGAACGGCGTCTTTGTCGTACTCGTCGAACGCCTCGTCGAACTCGCGTCTCTCGAGGTCGCCCGCCTCGACGATGGCGTCTGCGAGTTCCTCCTCGCTGGTGGTTCGAAACCCTCGATCCCAGCCTTCGACGAGTTCGTGGGCACTCGAGTTGACGTGATACTCGACGATGCCGACACAGCCCGAGGCGATCGCCCACAGCATTTCGGAGGGGAAGACGCAGTATTCGGCGGTCTGGGCGAAGACGTGTGCGCCCCGATAGGCCGCGATCCGTTCCTCGAGCGAGCAGTTGCCAGCGAACGTGACGCGGTTCTCGATCCGAAGGTCACTCGCCAGACGTTCGTAGGTGTCTCGCTCTGGGCCGTCGCCGAGGACCGTTGCGGTCCAGTCGCGGTCACGGTACTCCGCGAGTGCAAGGAAGAGGCTCTCGAGGTTTGCCCCCTCGTCGAGTCGTCGCGAGTAGATCACGTCCACGTCTTCGCCGACCGGTGTCTCTCGGATTCGGTCGACGTCGATCGGGTTCGGAACGACGTCGACGCCGTGCTCGTCGACGCCGCGTTCCATGACCCAGGTGGTGACGAGCTCCGACGGCGTAATGATGCAATCAGGTTTGGGCAGCGCCCAGCGCATCACCCGGTTGGCCGGCAGTTCCTCTGTGCCACACCACTCGAGAACGAGTGGTGCGCGGGCGAGCGTTGCACCCCAGTTTGCCGCGAGTACCTGTCCCGGGGGCTCGGGAATCGTGTGGACGACGTCAGGTCGTAACGATGCGAGAGCGACGGGGAGTCGGGCGACGAACGCGTATCGCGCCTCGAGATCAGAGCCGAGTCCGTGGTAGGTGATGCCGTTGCGTTCGAACGTCGAGCAGTCTCCTTCCCAGAATCGGGCACAGTAGACGTGAACGTCGTGACCGGCGTTCTGGAGCAACGTGAGAATAGTCTGGAGTCGCCGCTTCGTCTCGGTATCCCGGTGGTGGATCGTTTCGAACGAGACGAATGCGACGCGCATATGCTGTCGTCACGTAGCGATAGGATAAAAAGTCACTTTTTTCGCTACAGTCTGCTGGCCGGTTGCTCATCGTCGAGGGCAGCGAGAACGCCCGCGTTTCCGGTGTCACTGGCTGCTCCGTCAGCGCTTGCCATCTCGTCGGAGTCGCTCTCGCCGTCCGGTTTGGGCTCGTCGCCACCAGCGGGGTCGAGCCTCTCGATGTGTTCGCCGTCTTTCTCCGTCAGCGGTTCGTCCTCGTCGGTTGCGAACTCCGGCGCGACGACCGAAACCATCAGCCCGAACGCACCCAGAACGGCGAGAATCGTTCCAGACCGAGCCGTCGTCGGCTCCAGAACTCATCCCTGTCATCGTGGCCAGAAAAGCAGCCGACGAACTTTGTTAACCACGGTGATGGGGTAGCGGGTATTCGAACCGCAGTCGTCCGGGCGGGGCTGGGCTATCCCAGCGCTGGCCAGCGTCCCGGTAACCGGACGGGCCGTCGGTGTCCGTCGTGGTTCCCGATGGGAGCAACACAGCCCGAAGCAAGCGGCTGCCCGTCGACCGCTATGGCAACGGTCGAAGCGGTCGCGACAACCGGAACCCAAACGCCTACCATCTCGAGTCGCTACGCTGGGGATATGAGCTACGAACTCGAACGCTATCTCAATATTCGAAGCGCCTACGGCGCGTCGTTCGGGCCAGACGGCGAGCGACTCTCCTTTCTGCTGGATACGACCGGCACCTCACA contains:
- a CDS encoding glycosyltransferase family 4 protein, translated to MRVAFVSFETIHHRDTETKRRLQTILTLLQNAGHDVHVYCARFWEGDCSTFERNGITYHGLGSDLEARYAFVARLPVALASLRPDVVHTIPEPPGQVLAANWGATLARAPLVLEWCGTEELPANRVMRWALPKPDCIITPSELVTTWVMERGVDEHGVDVVPNPIDVDRIRETPVGEDVDVIYSRRLDEGANLESLFLALAEYRDRDWTATVLGDGPERDTYERLASDLRIENRVTFAGNCSLEERIAAYRGAHVFAQTAEYCVFPSEMLWAIASGCVGIVEYHVNSSAHELVEGWDRGFRTTSEEELADAIVEAGDLERREFDEAFDEYDKDAVLEQYLTTYERLQESSGVL